In Danaus plexippus chromosome 19, MEX_DaPlex, whole genome shotgun sequence, the following are encoded in one genomic region:
- the LOC116768171 gene encoding sodium channel protein para isoform X11 — protein sequence MSEDLDSISEEERSLFRPFTRESLAAIESRIAEEHAKQKELEKKRAEGETDLGRTKKKKEVRYDDEDEDEGPQPDATLEQGLPLPVRMQGSFPLELASTPLEDIDPFYHNQTTFVVISKGKDIFRFSATNALWILDPFNPIRRVAIYILVHPLFSLFIITTILVNCILMIMPTTPTVESTEVIFTGIYTFESAVKVMARGFILQPFTYLRDAWNWLDFVVIALAYVTMGIDLGNLAALRTFRVLRALKTVAIVPGLKTIVGAVIESVKNLRDVIILTMFSLSVFALMGLQIYMGVLTQKCIKVFPEDGSWGNLTDENWERFCQNETNWYGGDGEYPLCGNSSGAGQCEPGYMCLQGYGPNPNYGYTSFDTFGWAFLSAFRLMTQDYWENLYQLVLRSAGSWHVLFFVVIIFLGSFYLVNLILAIVAMSYDELQKKAEEEEQAEEEALREAEQKAAARADKQEAREAHAREQAAAAEAAAYAEAHPAKSPSDSSCQSYELFVNQERGNQDDNTRERMSLRSDPFQDSVSTQPTHKPTATEQHHEPARRQRKVSMVPHPERINKYGLLSYGPLREGSQASLSLPGSPFNLRRGSRGSHQMALRPNGRNRYPPGADRKPLVLSTYLDAQEHLPYADDSNAVTPMSEENGAIIIPVYYANLGSRHSSYTSHQSRLSYTSHGDLLGGKAQTKEARLRGRSASRNHSVTSQPHAYPLPRQDSSLASRPLREYEISTTESTDEAGKVLKQSNDNPFIESQRPNVVDMRDVMVLNEIIEQAGRQSRASEQNAEDDEDGPTFKERLLECLMKGIDFFCVWDCCWLWLEFQKYVALLVFDPFVELFITLCIVVNTLFMALDHHDMDKDMDKALKSGNYFFTATFGIEAMLKLIAMSPKYYFQEGWNVFDFIIVALSLLELGLEGVQGLSVLRSFRLLRVFKLAKSWPALNLIISIMGRTVGALGNLTFVLCIIIFIFAVMGMQLFGKNYTDYVDRFPDGDLPRWNFTDFMHSFMIVFRVLCGEWIESMWDCMLVGDVSCIPFFLATVVIGNLVVLNLFLALLLSNFGSSNLSSPTADQDTNKIAEAFNRISRFIDWVKKSVADILKLVKNKLTNQIAIHAPERVDNELELGADIDDGVLYKDKKLKDQVEVAIGDGMEFTIPGDNKYKKGKLLMNNINAITDNHTDNRINCELNHHGYPIQDDDTISQKSYGSHKIRSFKDESHKGSTDTIDGEEKKDASKEELGLEEEMIAEEEDGKLDLAKIDIKAGEGEVMDSPADCCPEPCYQRFPFLAGDDESPFWQGWAMLRLKTYRLIENTYFETAVITMILLSSLALALEDVHLPHRPILQDILYYMDRIFTVIFFIEMLIKWLALGFQKYFTNAWCWLDFIIVMVSLINFVAALCGAGGIQAFKTMRTLRALRPLRAMSRMQGMRVVVNALVQAIPSIFNVLLVCLIFWLIFAIMGVQLFAGKYFKCVDMNHTTLSHEIIPDRNACILENYTWENSPMNFDHVGKAYLCLFQVATFKGWIQIMNDAIDSREVDRQPIRETNIYMYLYFVFFIIFGSFFTLNLFIGVIIDNFNEQKKKAGGSLEMFMTEDQKKYYNAMKKMGSKKPLKAIPRPRWRPQAIVFEIVTDKKFDMIIMLFIGLNMLTMTLDHYQQSDTFSAVLDYLNMIFIVIFSSECLLKIFALRYHYFVEPWNLFDFVVVMFSILSLVLSDIIEKYFVSPTLLRVVRVAKVGRVLRLVKGAKGIRTLLFALAMSLPALFNICLLLFLVMFIFAIFGMSFFMHVKDKGGLDDVYNFKTFVQSMILLFQMSTSAGWDGVLDGIINEEECDLPDNERGYPGNCGSATIGITYLLSYLVISFLIVINMYIAVILENYSQATEDVQEGLTDDDYDMYYEIWQRFDPEGTQYIRYDQLSDFLDVLEPPLQIHKPNKYKIISMDIPICRGDMMFCVDILDALTKDFFARKGNPIEESVEVGRPDEVGYEPVSSTLWRQREEYCARLIQHAWRRHRRAQSPTGASVTGSCAGEAEGAPTAVLLDAGGGAGGAHRVVLQAAGAAPRPPEPAPPPAPV from the exons ATGTCCGAGGACTTGGACTCGATCAGCGAGGAAGAACGAAGCTTGTTCCGACCTTTCACCCGAGAATCATTGGCCGCTATCGAATCTCGCATAGCAGAAGAACATGCCAAGCAAAAGGAACTCGAGAAAAAACGAGCGGAAGGAGAG ACCGATTTGGGGCGgacgaaaaagaaaaaagaa GTGCGTTATGATGACGAAGACGAAGATGAGGGTCCCCAACCAGACGCGACCCTGGAACAGGGCCTGCCACTGCCGGTCCGGATGCAAGGCTCCTTTCCGCTCGAACTGGCCTCCACCCCCCTCGAGGACATCGATCCCTTCTACCACAACCAAACA ACTTTCGTAGTCATAAGCAAGGGTAAAGATATCTTCAGATTTTCGGCGACCAATGCCTTGTGGATATTGGATCCTTTCAATCCAATAAGAAGAGTGGCTATATACATTCTAGTACATCCTTTGTTCtctctatttattataaccacGATTCTTGTGAACTGTATACTTATGATCATGCCTACCACGCCCACCGTTGAAAGTACTGA AGTTATCTTTACCGGAATCTACACCTTTGAATCGGCGGTGAAAGTAATGGCCAGGGGTTTCATACTACAGCCATTCACATACCTTAGAGATGCATGGAATTGGCTTGACTTCGTAGTTATAGCTTTAGC TTATGTGACGATGGGCATAGATCTCGGCAACTTGGCCGCTCTCAGAACATTCAGAGTTCTCCGAGCTTTGAAGACTGTGGCCATCGTACCgg GCTTGAAGACAATCGTTGGTGCTGTAATAGAGTCGGTAAAAAATCTGCGGGATGTGATCATTTTGACCATGTTTTCTCTATCTGTGTTTGCCTTAATGGgactacaaatatatatgggtGTGTTAACGCAGAAATGTATCAAGGTATTCCCCGAAGATGGCAGTTGGGGGAATCTAACCGACGAGAATTGGGAAAGGTTTTGTCAAAATGAAA cAAACTGGTATGGCGGAGATGGAGAATACCCTCTGTGTGGAAATTCATCAGGAGCggg gcAATGCGAACCAGGCTACATGTGTTTGCAAGGTTACGGTCCGAACCCTAATTATGGCTACACAAGTTTCGATACCTTTGGCTGGGCTTTTCTATCGGCCTTCCGTCTCATGACTCAGGATTATTGGgagaatttatatcaattg gtGTTGAGATCGGCGGGTTCGTGGCACGTTTTGTTCTTCGTTGTGATCATCTTCTTAGGTTCGTTCTACCTCGTGAATCTGATCTTGGCCATCGTCGCCATGTCGTACGACGAGTTGCAAAAGAAAGCTGAAGAAGAGGAACAGGCGGAAGAGGAAGCACTTAGG GAAGCCGAGCAAAAAGCGGCAGCACGAGCGGATAAGCAGGAAGCACGAGAAGCACATGCTCGAGAGCAAGCGGCAGCAGCGGAAGCAGCAGCCTATGCAGAAGCACACCCCGCCAAGTCCCCCAGCGACTCCTCTTGTCAGAGCTACGAATTGTTCGTGAACCAGGAGCGCGGCAACCAGGATGACAATACGCGCGAGCGCATGTCCCTCCGTAGCGACCCCTTCCAAGATTCGGTGAGCACTCAGCCCACGCACAAGCCAACCGCCACCGAACAGCACCACGAACCGGCACGCCGTCAGAGGAAGGTCAGCATG GTTCCCCACCCTGAACGCATTAATAAATACGGACTGTTATCATATGGGCCACTGCGCGAAGGCTCGCAG GCTTCATTATCTCTACCCGGATCACCGTTCAATTTGAGGAGAGGTTCGAGGGGTTCACATCAAATGGCTTTAAGACCGAACGGAAGGAATCGCTATCCGCCCGGAGCTGATAGAAAACCATTGGTATTGTCAACATATTTGGATGCTCAAGAACATTTACCCTATGCAGACGATTCGAATGCTGTCACACCAATGTCAGAGGAAAATGGCGCTATCATAATACCAGTGTACTATGCCAATTTAG GCTCGAGGCACTCTTCCTACACATCCCACCAGTCCCGATTATCGTACACATCTCACGGGGACCTGTTAGGAGGCAAGGCGCAAACGAAGGAGGCCAGACTGAGAGGTCGATCGGCCTCCAGAAACCACAGTGTGACGTCACAACCGCACGCGTACCCTCTGCCACGCCAGGATTCATCACTGGCTTCCAGGCCACTTAGAGAATAT GAAATAAGTACTACGGAGTCCACGGATGAGGCTGGTAAGGTTCTGAAACAGTCCAACGACAATCCATTCATAGAGTCCCAGAGACCAAACGTTGTGGATATGAGAG ACGTCATGGTTTTGAATGAGATAATAGAGCAAGCCGGAAGACAGAGTCGAGCGAGTGAACAAAACG CGGAAGACGATGAGGATGGACCAACCTTCAAAGAGAGACTTCTGGAGTGCTTGATGAAGGGGATTGACTTCTTTTGTGTGTGGGACTGCTGTTGGTTGTGGTTGGAGTTCCAGAAATACGTGGCCCTGCTAGTGTTCGATCCTTTCGTGGAACTGTTTATAACCTTGTGTATTGTGGTCAACACTCTGTTCATGGCTCTGGACCATCACGACATGGACAAAGATATGGACAAAGCATTAAAGAGTGGAAACTAT TTCTTCACAGCGACATTCGGAATAGAAGCGATGCTAAAGTTAATAGCCATGAGTCCAAAGTACTATTTTCAAGAAGGTTGGAACGTCTTCGATTTTATCATCGTCGCATTATCATTGCTAGAATTGGGTTTGGAAGGTGTACAGGGTTTGTCCGTATTGCGTTCATTTCGTTTG ctGCGTGTTTTTAAACTGGCTAAGTCTTGGCCGGCGCTAAACCTTATTATATCCATAATGGGTAGGACAGTGGGAGCATTAGGGAATTTGACCTTTGTACTTTgcatcattatattcatatttgcGGTGATGGGAATGCAGTTATTTGGGAAAAACTATACAG ACTATGTAGACCGGTTCCCTGATGGGGACCTTCCTCGGTGGAACTTCACAGACTTCATGCACAGCTTTATGATAGTCTTCAGAGTGCTTTGTGGGGAATGGATTGAGAGTATGTGGGATTGTATGCTTGTGGGTGACGTTTCCTGCATACCCTTCTTCCTAGCCACCGTCGTCATTGGCAATCTTGTC GTACTAAACCTCTTCTTGGCCCTGTTACTGTCAAACTTCGGATCATCGAATTTATCATCGCCAACAGCAGATCAAGATACGAATAAAATAGCAGAAGCTTTTAACCGGATATCTAGGTTTATAGACTGGGTTAAAAAAAGCGTTGCTGACATCTTGAAACTGGTGAAGAACAAGCTCACGAATCAGATTGCAATCCACGCTCCCG AACGCGTTGACAACGAACTGGAACTGGGTGCAGATATAGATGACGGAGTCCTCTACAAAGATAAGAAACTTAAAGACCAAGTGGAAGTTGCTATAGGTGATGGGATGGAATTTACAATACCCG GtgataacaaatacaaaaaaggtaaattattaatgaacaaTATCAATGCTATAACGGACAACCACACGGATAACAGGATAAACTGTGAGCTAAATCATCACGGATATCCAATTCAG GACGATGATACCATTAGTCAGAAATCATATGgtagtcataaaattaggtcaTTTAAAGACGAGAGCCATAAAGGATCGACTGACACCATAGACGGAGAAGAAAAGAAAGATGCTAGTAAAGAAGAATTAGGTTTAGAAGAAG aaatgatAGCAGAAGAGGAAGATGGTAAATTAGATCTAGCCAAAATAGACATCAAAGCCGGTGAAGGTGAGGTCATGGACTCGCCGGCCGACTGCTGTCCGGAGCCTTGCTATCAAAGGTTTCCATTTTTGGCTGGAGATGACGAATCACCGTTCTGGCAGGGCTGGGCTATGTTAAGACTCAAAACTTACAGACTTATTGAAAACACGTACTTCGAAACAGCTGTGATAACTATGATATTACTCAGTAGTTTGGCTTTG GCTTTAGAAGATGTTCATTTACCACATCGACCTATACTCCaagacatattatattatatggatCGAATCTTTActgtaatattctttatcgAGATGTTGATCAAGTGGCTCGCTCTAGGATTTCAGAAATACTTCACGAATGCTTGGTGCTGGCTCGACTTCATCATTGTCATg GTCTCGCTTATAAACTTCGTAGCGGCGCTTTGTGGCGCCGGTGGCATTCAGGCGTTCAAAACGATGCGAACGCTTCGAGCTCTCCGACCGCTCAGAGCTATGAGCCGCATGCAGGGCATGAGG GTGGTAGTGAACGCTCTGGTGCAAGCGATACCATCCATCTTCAATGTGCTGCTCGTGTGTCTAATATTCTGGCTTATTTTCGCTATAATGGGTGTACAACTCTTCGCCgggaaatattttaag TGTGTCGACATGAACCATACCACCTTAAGCCACGAAATAATACCAGACAGAAACGCGTgcattttagaaaattataccTGGGAGAACTCACCAATGAATTTCGATCATGTTGGTAAAGCATATTTGTGCCTATTTCAAGTCGCCACTTTCAAAGGTTGGATTCAGATTATGAACGACGCTATTGATTCACGAGAG GTAGACCGACAACCCATCAGAGAGACGaacatatacatgtatttatattttgtatttttcatcATCTTCGGATCTTTCTTCACTCTTAACCTATTCATTGGTGTGATCATCGATAACTTTAACGAGCAGAAGAAGAAAGCTGGAGGCAGTCTTGAAATGTTCATGACAGAGGATCAGAAGAAGTATTACAACGCCATGAAGAAAATGGGTTCCAAGAAACCACTGAAGGCCATACCAAGACCAAGA tgGCGACCTCAAGCAATTGTATTCGAAATAGTAACGGATAAGAAATTCGACATGATTATCATGTTGTTCATTGGTCTGAACATGTTGACGATGACACTAGACCACTATCAGCAGTCAGACACGTTCAGCGCTGTCCTGGATTACCTTAACATGATATTCATCGTAATATTTAGTTCAGAGTGcctgttaaaaattttcgcCTTACGATACCATTACTTCGTGGAGCCTTGGAATTTATTCGATTTCGTCGTTGTGATGTTTTCTATACTCA GTTTGGTTTTGAGTGATATTATAGAGAAGTACTTTGTGTCGCCTACTCTGTTAAGAGTAGTCAGAGTAGCAAAAGTTGGTCGAGTTCTTCGACTTGTGAAAGGAGCAAAGGGCATCCGAACGCTATTGTTCGCCTTAGCCATGTCACTGCCAGCTCTCttcaatatttgtttactaTTGTTTCTAGTGATGTTTATCTTCGCAATATTTGGAATGTCATTTTTCATGCATGTGAAGGACAAAGGAGGCCTCGACGACgtgtacaattttaaaacttttgtgcAGAGTATGATTTTGCTATTTCAG ATGTCAACCTCAGCCGGTTGGGACGGAGTTCTCGACGGCATCATAAATGAGGAAGAGTGTGATCTGCCAGATAATGAGCGTGGTTACCCTGGAAACTGTGGATCGGCTACAATCGGGATCACTTACCTACTGTCCTACCTCGTAATATCTTTCCTCATTGTTATTAACATGTATATCGCTGTCATTCTCGAGAACTACTCTCAG gcAACGGAAGATGTACAAGAAGGCCTAACTGACGACGACTACGACATGTATTACGAAATATGGCAGCGATTCGATCCCGAGGGTACGCAGTATATCAGATACGACCAACTGTCTGATTTCTTAGATGTGCTCGAACCGCCGTTGCAAATACACAAACCTAATAAGTACAAGATTATATCTATGGACATACCAATATGCCGCGGAGACATGATGTTCTGCGTGGACATCCTTGACGCACTCACGAAGGATTTCTTCGCGAGGAAGGGCAATCCCATCGAGGAGTCGGTGGAGGTTGGCCGGCCAGACGAGGTCGGGTACGAGCCCGTGTCGTCGACGTTGTGGCGACAGCGCGAGGAGTACTGTGCGCGGCTCATCCAGCATGCCTGGCGGCGGCATCGACGAGCGCAGTCCCCGACGGGCGCCTCGGTGACTGGATCGTGCGCTGGCGAGGCGGAAGGCGCGCCCACGGCCGTGCTACTGGACGCAGGCGGTGGTGCGGGCGGTGCGCATCGCGTGGTGCTGCAGGCAGCCGGTGCGGCGCCCCGGCCTCCTGAACCCGCGCCGCCGCCCGCGCCCGTCTGA